The window GCGAGGGTCGTGAGGATGATCTGATCAGATTTTTGGCCGAAGAAAACAACATCGTGGCTTTTTGAAGAAAACGTGCCTCTCTAACCTGCGGGCTTGCAAGTTTgtaaggcatgttttctttaaaaattgcccccaaaaaagaaaatattaattaaaaaaaaacccaaaagtacctaaaattattataaagaaaaagaaaatcatcaaaaatcagGAGGAATCCAGTGACTCCGGACCAGTAAGGATGGTTTAGAGGGCTCCGGGTTTAGCTGGTCTGGTCTAATTGCtatgattgtgtttgtgtttccagtATCGTCTCCATGTTGATCAAGGCCACCAGCAAGGCCCGAGTCCGGCGGACCGGCATCAGCCCGCTCCACCTGGCCGCTGAGCGTAACCGTGACGACGTCCTGGAGTCTCTGATCGAAGCTCGCTTCGACGTCAATGCCCGGCTGTCTGAAGACCGGTCGAAGCTGTACCAAGACCGCCGCAGCACGGCGCTCTACTTCTCCGTCATCAACAACAACGTCGACGCTGTGCACATGCTGCTGGCTGCCGGTGCCGACCCCAACCTGGACATGTTCAGGCCGCTGATGGTGGCGGCGAGACAGGGCTGCATCAGGACCGTCACCATGCTTGTGGAGCACGGTGCCGACATCAACGCCTCCATCCCCACGCACCCGACCACTTTCCCCGCCGTCTACATGTTCTCCATGAAGTACCTGCCCATGTTCAAGTACCTGCTGGACCACGGAGGCCACGCCCTCTCCTGCTTCAACTGCATCTACGGCAATCGACCCCATCCGCCAATCAAAACCACCCGATCAGAGCGGGAGCTCACCGACAGAGTGCCGCAGCAGGGGGCGGGCGTTCAGGTGAGTCCGTTTATACGTTTACAGGTAGAGCGACACGAGAGAGCGACACAAGAAAGTACATCAGATTGCTCTGTGATTGATTAACAGTTCTCTGATTGATTCCTCTGtgactgattgattgacagTTCTGTGAGATGATCTCAGCGCCCAGCATCAGTCGGTGGGCGGGGCCAATCATTGACGTCTTATTGGACTACGTTGGTCATGTGACTCTCTGCTCGCGGCTGATGGAACACCTGGACAGCTTCTCTGATTGGAGCGTTATCAAGGACAAGGCAGGTAAATCAATAACCGATGACCAGTCAATACCGATCAGCTCCTCCCCCAGTATACAACTCTAAATGTTACTGGTTTGTCTCGTGGTTTCTCAGTGGTGTTACTGGTTTGTCTTGTAGAGTCTCAGTGGTGTTACTGGTTTGTCCCGTGGTCTCTCAGTGGTGTTACTGGTTTGTCTCGTGGTCTCTCAGTGGTGTTACTGGTTTGTCTCGTGGTTTCTCAGTGGTGTTACTGGTTTGTCTCGTGGTCTCTCAGTGGTGTTACTGGTTTGTCTTGTGGTTTCTCAGTGGTGTTACTGGTTTGTCTTGTAGTGTCTCAGTGGTGTTACTGGTTTGTCTTGTGGTTTCTCAGTGGTGTTACTGGTTTGTCTCGTGGTTTCTCAGTGGTGTTACTGGTTTGTCTTGTAGTGTCTCAGTGGTGTTACTGGTTTGTCTCGTGGTCTCTCAGTGGTGTTACTGGTTTGTCCCGTGGTTTCTCAGTGGTGTTACTGGTTTGTCCCGTGGTCTCTCAGTGGTGTTACTGGTTTGTCCCGTGGTCTCTCAGTGGTGTTACTGGTTTGTCTTGTAGTGTCTCAGTGGTGTTACTGGTTTGTCTTGTAGTGTCTCAGTGGTGTTAATGGTTTCTCTCGTGGTTTCTCAGTGGTGTTACTGGTTTGTCTTGTAGTGTCTCAGTGGTGTTACTGGTTTGTCTCATGGTCTCTCAGTGGTGTTACTGGTTTGTCTCATGGTTTCTCAGTGATGTTACTGGTTTGTCCCGTGGTCTCTTGGTGGTGTTACTGGTTTGTCTCGTGGTTTCTCAGTGGTGTTACTGGTTTGTCTTGTAGTGTCTCAGTGGTGTTACTGGTTTGTCCCGTGGTCTCTTGGTGGTGTTACTGGTTTGTCCCGTGGTTTCTCAGTGGTGTTACTGGTTTGTCTCGTGGTCTCTCAGTGGTGTTACTGGTTTGTCCCGTGGTTTCTCAGTGGTGTTACTGGTTTGTCCCGTGGTCTCTCAGTGGTGTTACTGGTTTGTCTTGTAGTGTCTCAGTGGTGTTACTGGTTTGTCTTGTAGTGTCTCAGTGGTGTTACTGGTTTGTCCATGGTTTCTCAGTGGTGTTACTGGTTTGTCTCATGTTTGTCTCAGTGATGTTACTGGTTTGTCTCATGGTCTCTCAGTGGTGTTACTGGTTTGTCTCATGGTTTCTCAGTGATGTTACTGGTTTGTCCCGTGGTCTCTTGGTGGTGTTACTGGTTTGTCTCGTGGTTTCTCAGTGGTGTTACTGGTTTGTCTTGTAGTGTCTCAGTGGTGTTACTGGTTTGTCCCGTGGTTTCTCTGGTGTTACTGGTTTGTTACTGGTTTGTCCCGTGGTTTCTCAGTGGTGTTACTGGTTTGTCCCGTGGTTTCTCAGTGGTGTTACTGGTTTGTCCCGTGGTTTCTCAGTGGTGTTACTGGTTTGTCTTTCAGCGCCTCCTCGCCCTCTGATGCATCTCTGTCGGCTGCAGATTCTGCAGCTGGTTGGGCGTCGCCGTCTGAAGCGGTTGCCGCTGCCTGGGAGTCTGATCCGCTTCCTGCAGCACCAGGAGATACCTGAGGACGACTGATGATGGCTTTTACTCTTCATCCAGTTTCCTGAAGGGGTTGTTGATCAGTATTTATTAGTATTGATTACTTTGCACAAGATGAACACATGAACAGACTGAATGACTCCACAGTGCTTCAGGAAAACTGCTGCTTTTCTGGACATGAGTAATCCCACGTCCCACGAAACAATGTCCCatgtgtttccaggtgtttccaggtgtttccAGGCATTTTCAGGTACCTCCAGGAagctttattttcctctttagtTATGGTTTTAACTCGGCATCTACACTTTGTATATCTGCAGTATAATAGATTGTTTCTTAGtgtaaaatattgataaagCTGTGAAATAAGTTGTTACTTTGCTACAAATAATTAAAAGCGAATTGAATTttgaattaattgattattagGTTTAATTAATTTACGTCTGTTAGTGTGATATTGTATAGACCctctttatattatattcttaATTACTGAGGTATTTCGGTTTCATCACACTGGTGATCAATCAGTTTAATGATCGCAGTGATGTCGGAGCTTTTTATGAGTCTGCAGAAACAGATGATTTCAcagctttgtttcattttaatgaaacagtttgacagttttactTTCGGCTGCAGACAGTGTTTCCTCGGCTCCCCTCAGCGATCATTAACCTAACGATGACTTCACACCTTTCAGGCTCCAGTCtgccaaaatatatatttaaaaaataaaactctcaTGAAGCAGATTTAACTGTAGTTGATGAATTTATTACAATTCAAACGTCTGTATTCTATGACAGAGGATTTGGGccacattaaagaaaaaaaagttaggtttcaagaataaagtcataatattatgagaatatgGTTAATAGGttgctggcaatatgtttatttctgtaacataatgtcCCCTTTCTTGTACTATTACAACTTTTTACTTGTAGTAATTACTCAGaaaattatggcttttttttttttttctcttaaaactgactttattcttgtaatattccAACTTTTATCTTATAAtgttgcaacttttttcttgaagtctccaaaaaagtttttttccctaaatgtCGCCCTAAATCTCACAGCGTTgccaataaaaatacatttaattcatttcaaCATATTCATGTTTCTATTTGAGTTTCTTTTGAGTTATTTAATGGTAACTTCACCTCCACAGAGCCGGTCCTAAACGCACCACCAgactccctctccctctcccccctctctccccccctctctctctctctctctctctctctccctctctctctctctctctcccctctctctccctctctctccctctctctctctctctctctctccctctctctctcctctcctctctctctctctctctctctcccctctctctccctctctctctcccctctctctctctctctccccctctctctctctctctctctctctctctctctctctctctctctctctcctccccctctctctctctctctcgctctctctctctctctctctctctctctctctctctccccccccccccccccctctctctctcccctcctgagGGTCTTAATCGGTATTTCAGGTCTGGATCAGGAGTTGCAGCAGAGTCTGCTTTAGGTTGAGAAAGCTGCTGAATGATCTAGACTCTGGACTCATCCGGACTCCTGTGGATCTGGACTGTGTACTGATGTGGATTCAGGTCTGATGTGGTCTCAGCGGAGTATTTTCAGGACGATGTTGGGTTTTTTCTTCGTGGTGCTCTTCTCTTTCTTCCAGGTGAAATCgataaagtcattaaattaaTTAGTTACGTGACAGTCGCTCTCACAGCTGTTAGATTataagattattattaatatattatgtattattatattgttataaGATATATTAATATACTATGATATAAACTGCAGCtgatattattatatgtatatgatacattaataatgataataataataataattcatccTCCTCCTAATTAGTATTATTACTACAGAAAGACCAgcaacatatatttttaaaattgtttcttACAATTATGCctatatatgtttatgtttggtATATGTACGCATGTAGGCCATATgtagtgtttattttgtgtagtgtgtgtgtgtgtgtactaatCTAGCATGACTCTCATTAGgtttaaagtcagttttttgttgttgttgttgtttttctctccgtCTGCAGGTGAGTTTGAGGGCGTGTCCAGGTGTTGCCATggagaggagctgcaggtgtTCCCCATACATcctgtttcctcctcctcctcctccaccttctcctcatcctcctcctgctcctctcacAGAGCTCACCGTCACAGGTAAGCACACACAGGAAACTGAAACGGTAgattttcatattaaaagtTCGATTGATTGACATTTTAGACGAGCTGAATGTTAAATCTGCTGTTTATTCAGCTGCTGATTTCAATTTCAGGGTTAGGGCTCTGAATTTATTAACCTGTGgtaataaaaactgtttttattgagATTAAagttttcctcctcttcctcctcctcctcctcctccttctccttcagTGTCTGCTGCTGTTCCAGGTGGGAGCTTTATAAATCTGCTGCTCCTGATctcctttattcatttattctaaAAGATTTCTTCACGGCCTGTGAGCAGGATTTTTGGCCATGAGTTTTACTGATGAACTATTAAGAGGACTGGGCCatcaggaggagcaggaggactgGACCATCAGGGGGAGCAGGAGGACTGGACCATCAGGGGGAGCAGGAGGACTGGACCATCAGGAGGACTGGACCATCAGGAGGATCAGGACTGGACCATCATACCATATGAGGGCAGGTTTAGTGCCGTGTACAAAGACTCTGACACATGAACAAGACTGGAGGCGTaacgccaaaaaaaaagactgaaagaagaagaattttgtcatcatcatgtttaattttatcatCGTAAAACGCACTTCaaagtcgacagaaacaaaataaaacccacaaaaGTTGTCTCGATTCATGTCACTGCTCCAACATTCACTGGCTCtgatttggttgaaataaatcattaactcattgaaacctgagcaagctggtgaaacaaaacaaatcaaatcacgAGGAGcttaaagtgctttaaaaaaaatctatctaaaaatatatatataattatgataattacaaatgtaGTTTTCTCAGACACAAgttttcacaaacacaacaacatttccaaaatatcacTCCTGTTCTGCATGAATCTACAAAACTGACGTCTGGAAGAAGAAGCTGATTGTCGCAGACTCGACTCAGCGACATATATTTGACGGTGTTTGTAGGCAGGAAGGACAAACATATAACCACAGATGCCTCACATCCATTACACTCAGAGTTTGAGCCGTTGATTTAGGGTCCCGAAGACCAGTCGTAAGATTTAAAGGAGGTTTTTTATTCTATATACCATTCAGGTGATGAACGCGGGATCTTTGTATCAGGGGGAACTACTGTTTTATAGGATGTGCTcaatttaatgaatttatttatatttatatacatttgtgtttttggtgttttattgttttacgtTTTGTATCTTTGAGTGAAGACAAACTTACTCTGAGGTGGATGATAAAATCTCTCTCTGGTTTTCAGCCGCCCCCCTTCTCCTGGTTTCAGTCTGACTCTGAGACTCGAATCATGAACTGCTGATGCTGTCCGTCTCACTCTGACTGTCTCTGTGCTTGTTGTGTCTCCGAGTCATCACACTTGTCGTGTTTCTGGGGGAGGAGGTGCTCCCTGTGGGGCTGGGGGAGGAGCAGGGGGTGTTTGTTGTGTCCTCGGTGGTGCCAGCAGACGTCCAGCAGGGGGTAGACCTTCCCCTGGAGCTCCAGTCTGAAGCTGTAGATGAAGCCCAGCTCGTCGGGACCGTCACTGCTGTAGAAGGTCAGAGCTCGGCCCTCGTAGTCCAGGAAGACCGCCACCCTGTGGGGAGGAGACGCCAGCGGCAGCACCACCCGCGGAGACGCGAAGGCTTCGTAAACGCCGTCTTTCAGCCCAATCAGCCAAACGCCGCTCTCCGGGTTCTTCACCAGCTTGGCCTTACGATTCGTCGTCCCTTTGATCAAACCCAGACGCCACTTCGGTTTGTTCCCGACCTCCACCTGCACGGAGGAAGGAGGAGCAGAGCTCCGCGTTCACctgctgtaaacaaacaaacgacaAACATCACGTGACCGCAGCGTTACCTCCCAGAAGTGTTTCCCGGAGGAGAAGCCGCGGTTGGCCAGAAcacagtaactgtaactgaacCGCTCCGGATTGTCAGGAAGCCGCCGCAGCAGAGCGCCGCAGCACACCGCCGTGTCCCCGAGACGCAGCTCCAACATCGGGTGAGCTGTCTGAGGATCCAGCTTCAACGGCTCCGGAGCTACAGGAGGAGACAGGTGAGCAGACGGACAGGTGAGCAGAAGGACAggtgagcagacagacaggtatgcagacagacagatgagcaGATAGACAGGTGTGAGACTAACAGACGAGTAGACAGACAGGCATGCAGACAggtgagcagacagacaggtgtacCTGGCAGTACTTTCCTGTGGAGTCGTTTCCACACAGTGAGTTTGATGTCGTTGTGATTGAATCCAGTTTTGAAGTTTAGAGAACTGAAGATCCTCAACTCCTTTTGCTGAAGCTCCTGGATCTGCCTGAACCtgaggacgaggaggaagagggaaaagGACAAATAGTACAATTTTTTCTGTTCAAGTTAACTGacaatattgtttgtttgtttgtttgttacctTGGAGCGATTGATCCGTATTTCTGtcaaaagaaacagagaaatctGTTATTTTAAGAAGAATGAAGCTGATTCTGTCAGGACAGACTGAAGTGGAGCCTCCTGCTGAGCCAGGCTCATCCTCAACGGACAAACACCGGACAACAACCAGCACCACAACACAGCTCCCCCCTCCACTCATGGACCGGTAATGTAGTGAGTTTACTATATCTATGAGGACATCTACTGAAACTCATGCAGATTATTCATTGGGATCAAAGGAGCTCATCCTAGCATTTCCAGGCAGGACCAggcaaaatgtcctcacaaagAGGGTGCTAAGGGTCCACAAAAGCatagaaagacacaaatgtacacacacacacacacacacacacacacacacacacacacagtccactAACTgggatttgtgtgtttattttgctcTAATTGATTGTGAATAATTGataataaatgattgatttagTCTGGATCAGACAGAGCCATGACTTAATCAATAATATTGATTGTTGACATTTGATTGATTGAGGAACAGACAGTGCCGTGACCTCATCAATG is drawn from Plectropomus leopardus isolate mb chromosome 16, YSFRI_Pleo_2.0, whole genome shotgun sequence and contains these coding sequences:
- the LOC121955922 gene encoding E3 ubiquitin-protein ligase TRIM50-like is translated as MERRQSLEDQLRCPVCLDVFTEPLMLQCGHSYCRCCVRSMTMDLLGQLQCPVCRCAVDGDSPPPNVSLARIIEALQEVSISGGTQPETCPQHHNPLSLYCEDEHLVICGLCGSIGAHRGHKITPVGSVYSRMKEDISCLMTEFQHQKRRVEDQICKMTFNKSRITNESDVLKWVVRKEFGELRRCLEVEEAGFMQQVETSAAVLIASLQNQTDQLNLNLNRLQEAHNTLQDLSDEGHLDFIMKYGSIAPRFRQIQELQQKELRIFSSLNFKTGFNHNDIKLTVWKRLHRKVLPAPEPLKLDPQTAHPMLELRLGDTAVCCGALLRRLPDNPERFSYSYCVLANRGFSSGKHFWEVEVGNKPKWRLGLIKGTTNRKAKLVKNPESGVWLIGLKDGVYEAFASPRVVLPLASPPHRVAVFLDYEGRALTFYSSDGPDELGFIYSFRLELQGKVYPLLDVCWHHRGHNKHPLLLPQPHREHLLPQKHDKCDDSETQQAQRQSE